Proteins encoded within one genomic window of Amorphus orientalis:
- the boxC gene encoding 2,3-epoxybenzoyl-CoA dihydrolase, with product MDKRIDFQTDPSKYRHWRISYDGEVAYLTMDVDPSAGLFEGYELKLNSYDLGVDIELADAVQRLRFEHPEVKAVVMQSGKEKVFCAGANIRMLGGAAHAHKVNFCKFTNETRNTFEAAGAESGQYYICAVRGACAGGGYELALACDHIILADDASSSVALPEVPLLAVLPGTGGLTRVTDKRKVRRDLADVFCAMEEGVRGKKALDWRLVDDAVPNSKFDETVATRAKEFAAKSKRPADAKGIELTPLKRTIGEDGSLTYSTVEVEIDRAKGIAYLSITGPTDPAPSSVEALHKEGADSWMLRAAREIDDAILHMRLNELEVGVLVFRTQGDPEAVVAHERFLMENRSDWLANEILLYWKRVLKRIDMTSRSLVALVEPGSCFAGILAEILFAVDRSYMAEGDFEGDNRHVATVTLTDANFGPFPMANDLTRLETRFLGEPDSVTKAKEQKDEALEAFDAKELGLVTFAFDDIDWEDEVRVFLEERASFSPDALTGMEANLRFPGPETMETRIFGRLTAWQNWIFQRPNAVGDDGALKRYGTGVRGSYDMRRV from the coding sequence GTGGACAAGCGCATCGATTTCCAGACCGACCCGTCGAAATATCGCCATTGGCGCATCTCCTATGACGGCGAAGTCGCGTACCTGACGATGGACGTGGATCCGTCGGCCGGCCTGTTCGAGGGCTACGAGCTGAAGCTCAATTCCTACGATCTGGGCGTCGACATCGAGCTTGCCGACGCGGTCCAGCGGCTCCGGTTCGAGCACCCGGAAGTCAAGGCCGTGGTGATGCAGTCGGGCAAGGAAAAGGTGTTCTGCGCCGGCGCGAACATCCGCATGCTCGGTGGCGCCGCCCATGCCCATAAGGTCAACTTCTGCAAGTTCACCAACGAGACCCGCAACACCTTCGAGGCGGCGGGCGCGGAGTCCGGCCAGTATTATATCTGCGCCGTCAGGGGCGCCTGCGCGGGCGGCGGCTACGAGCTGGCGCTCGCCTGCGACCACATCATTCTGGCCGACGACGCCTCCTCCTCGGTGGCGCTGCCGGAAGTGCCCCTTCTCGCCGTGCTTCCCGGCACCGGCGGCCTCACCCGCGTGACCGACAAGCGCAAGGTCCGGCGTGATCTCGCCGACGTGTTCTGCGCCATGGAAGAAGGCGTGCGCGGCAAGAAGGCGCTCGACTGGCGCCTGGTCGACGACGCGGTGCCGAACTCCAAGTTCGACGAGACCGTTGCCACCCGCGCGAAGGAATTCGCGGCCAAGTCGAAGCGGCCGGCGGACGCCAAGGGCATCGAGCTGACGCCGCTGAAGCGCACCATCGGCGAGGACGGCAGCCTCACCTATTCCACGGTCGAGGTCGAAATCGACCGGGCCAAGGGCATCGCCTACCTGTCGATCACCGGCCCGACCGATCCGGCGCCGTCCAGCGTCGAGGCACTGCATAAGGAAGGCGCGGACAGCTGGATGCTCCGCGCGGCGCGCGAGATCGACGACGCGATCCTGCACATGCGCCTGAACGAGCTGGAAGTCGGCGTTCTGGTGTTCCGCACCCAGGGCGATCCGGAAGCCGTCGTGGCCCACGAGCGCTTCCTGATGGAAAACCGCTCCGACTGGCTCGCCAACGAGATCCTTCTCTACTGGAAGCGGGTGCTGAAGCGCATCGACATGACCTCGCGCTCGCTGGTGGCCCTCGTCGAGCCGGGTTCCTGCTTCGCCGGCATCCTGGCGGAGATCCTGTTCGCGGTGGACCGGTCCTACATGGCCGAGGGCGACTTCGAGGGTGACAACCGCCACGTGGCGACCGTGACCCTCACCGACGCCAATTTCGGTCCGTTCCCGATGGCCAACGACCTCACCCGCCTGGAGACCCGCTTCCTGGGCGAGCCGGACAGCGTGACCAAGGCCAAGGAGCAGAAGGACGAGGCGCTCGAGGCGTTCGACGCCAAGGAGCTCGGTCTGGTGACCTTCGCCTTCGACGACATCGACTGGGAAGACGAGGTCCGCGTGTTCCTGGAGGAGCGCGCCAGCTTCTCGCCGGACGCACTGACCGGCATGGAGGCGAACCTCCGCTTCCCGGGTCCGGAAACCATGGAAACCCGCATCTTCGGCCGCCTGACCGCCTGGCAGAACTGGATCTTCCAGCGTCCCAACGCGGTCGGCGACGATGGCGCCCTCAAGCGCTACGGCACCGGCGTGCGCGGGTCCTACGACATGCGCCGGGTCTAG
- a CDS encoding 4-hydroxylaminobenzoate lyase: MSQQAFFELVGRIADRMGDRPLDADLAALLNEDFPKDGKDFAELRALCAEGEAEGWLMKREAGGIKFSRPVKPGAEAGRFSVDVVRMKDVRGPHHVHTTGEVGAIMPIEGDARFDGMEEGWYVYPPGSDHHPTVSDGDAYVLYFLPDGEIEFTGR, from the coding sequence ATGAGCCAACAGGCATTTTTCGAGCTCGTCGGCCGCATCGCCGACCGGATGGGAGACCGGCCGCTGGATGCCGATCTCGCCGCGCTTCTCAACGAGGATTTTCCAAAGGACGGCAAGGACTTCGCCGAGCTCCGCGCGCTCTGCGCCGAGGGTGAGGCGGAAGGCTGGCTGATGAAGCGCGAGGCCGGCGGGATCAAGTTTTCCCGTCCGGTGAAGCCCGGCGCGGAGGCCGGCCGGTTCAGTGTCGACGTCGTCCGGATGAAGGACGTCCGAGGTCCTCACCACGTGCACACCACCGGCGAAGTCGGCGCGATCATGCCGATCGAAGGCGACGCCCGGTTCGATGGCATGGAGGAGGGCTGGTACGTCTATCCGCCCGGCAGCGACCACCATCCGACCGTCTCCGACGGCGACGCCTATGTCCTCTATTTCCTCCCCGACGGGGAGATCGAGTTCACCGGCCGCTAG
- a CDS encoding alpha/beta fold hydrolase: MIWETDKPIRLEVDGVGLEARCYGPPPSESPTIVMLHEGLGCVALMRDFPQKVADATGHGVFVYSRQGYGQSDPVSLPRPLDYMTREAVDVLPKVLDQIGFRAGVLLGHSDGASIAALYLGNIQDHRVRGLILMAPHFFTEPSGLASIAEAKVAYETGDLKPRLAKYHADVEGAFRGWNDAWLDPGFKEWNIEYAIDYVRVPVLAIQGADDKYGTLAQLDALEKLYAPFDRVVLNDCGHAPHLEQGDKTLAEIVEYMARLDRIEAAEPEVA, from the coding sequence ATGATCTGGGAGACGGACAAGCCGATCCGGCTGGAGGTCGACGGGGTCGGCCTGGAGGCACGCTGCTACGGTCCGCCGCCGTCCGAAAGCCCGACCATCGTGATGCTGCACGAGGGTCTGGGCTGTGTCGCCCTGATGCGGGACTTCCCGCAGAAGGTCGCAGACGCCACCGGCCACGGCGTCTTCGTCTATTCCCGCCAGGGCTACGGCCAGTCGGATCCGGTGTCTCTTCCGCGCCCGCTCGACTACATGACGCGCGAGGCGGTCGACGTCCTGCCCAAGGTGCTCGACCAGATCGGGTTTCGCGCCGGCGTTCTTCTCGGCCATTCCGACGGGGCGTCGATCGCGGCGCTCTATCTCGGTAACATCCAGGACCACCGGGTGCGCGGCCTGATCCTGATGGCGCCGCACTTCTTCACCGAGCCGAGCGGGCTGGCGTCCATCGCGGAAGCCAAGGTCGCCTACGAGACCGGCGACCTGAAACCGCGCCTCGCCAAGTATCACGCCGACGTCGAAGGCGCGTTCCGCGGCTGGAACGATGCCTGGCTCGATCCCGGCTTCAAGGAATGGAACATCGAGTACGCCATCGACTATGTGCGCGTGCCGGTGCTCGCGATCCAGGGCGCGGACGACAAGTACGGCACGCTCGCCCAGCTCGATGCCCTCGAAAAACTCTATGCGCCGTTCGATCGCGTCGTGCTGAACGACTGCGGGCACGCGCCGCATCTGGAGCAGGGCGACAAGACGCTCGCTGAAATCGTCGAATACATGGCCCGTCTCGACCGCATCGAGGCCGCCGAACCGGAGGTCGCATGA
- the boxA gene encoding benzoyl-CoA 2,3-epoxidase subunit BoxA, with protein MNKPLEDAAALQKPIKQHVIDPETCIRCYTCEESCPIDAITHDDNNVVVDATTCDYCMACIAPCPTGAIDNWRVVMEPYSLDDQFSWEELPEQEELGGDDAGSSAVEALDEEMERLLNEAHAGAGGKSKPPASASKPSVNLFTMGHPATATVQGNYRLTSETADSDVRHIILDLADVSFPVLEGQSIGIIPPGTDDNGKPYLPRLYSISSPRDGERPQTNNLSLTVKREPMGVCSNYVCDLKKGDKVQLTGPFGATFLMPNDPQANIIMICTGTGSAPFRAITMRRQRTMPEADGRMMLFFGARTADALPYFGPLKKVPDRILEKELCFSRATEGPKEYVQDRMRTERERVLKLLKSERTHIYVCGLKGMEEGVDAALAEIASEGAFDWPALRKQMREEGRYHVETY; from the coding sequence ATGAACAAGCCTCTTGAGGACGCGGCCGCGCTGCAGAAGCCCATCAAGCAGCACGTCATCGATCCGGAAACCTGCATTCGCTGCTACACCTGCGAAGAATCCTGCCCGATCGACGCCATCACCCACGACGACAACAACGTCGTCGTCGACGCCACCACCTGCGACTACTGCATGGCGTGCATCGCGCCCTGTCCGACCGGCGCCATCGACAACTGGCGCGTGGTGATGGAGCCCTATTCGCTGGACGATCAGTTCAGCTGGGAGGAGCTCCCGGAGCAGGAAGAACTCGGCGGAGACGATGCCGGCTCCAGCGCCGTCGAAGCGCTCGACGAGGAGATGGAGCGGCTTCTGAACGAAGCCCATGCGGGCGCGGGCGGAAAGTCGAAGCCGCCGGCCTCGGCCTCCAAGCCGAGCGTGAACCTCTTCACCATGGGCCATCCGGCGACCGCCACCGTCCAGGGCAACTACCGTCTCACCAGCGAGACCGCCGACAGCGACGTCCGCCACATCATCCTGGATCTGGCCGACGTGTCATTCCCGGTTCTGGAAGGCCAGTCGATCGGCATCATCCCGCCGGGAACCGACGACAACGGCAAGCCCTATCTGCCGCGCCTCTATTCCATCTCCAGTCCGCGCGACGGCGAGCGTCCGCAGACCAACAATCTCTCGCTGACGGTGAAGCGGGAGCCGATGGGCGTGTGCTCGAACTATGTCTGCGACCTCAAGAAGGGCGACAAGGTCCAGCTCACCGGCCCGTTCGGCGCCACCTTCCTGATGCCGAACGACCCCCAGGCGAACATCATCATGATCTGCACCGGCACGGGCTCTGCTCCGTTCCGCGCCATCACCATGCGGCGCCAGCGGACCATGCCGGAGGCCGACGGGCGGATGATGCTGTTCTTCGGCGCCCGCACCGCCGACGCGCTTCCCTATTTCGGTCCGCTGAAGAAGGTCCCGGACCGGATCCTGGAGAAGGAGCTCTGCTTCTCCCGGGCGACCGAGGGACCGAAGGAGTACGTGCAGGACCGCATGCGCACCGAGCGCGAGCGGGTGCTCAAGCTCCTCAAGTCCGAGCGAACCCACATCTATGTCTGCGGCCTGAAGGGCATGGAAGAGGGCGTCGACGCAGCGCTTGCGGAGATCGCCTCTGAAGGCGCGTTCGACTGGCCCGCCCTGCGCAAGCAGATGCGCGAAGAAGGTCGCTACCACGTGGAAACCTACTGA
- the boxB gene encoding benzoyl-CoA 2,3-epoxidase subunit BoxB: protein MLDLINVSYDTQIPNNVGLSSDKRVLKALERWHPGYINWWNDLIPKQFQESLVYLRTAVSVDPKGWAKFDYVKMPEYRWGILLAPEVEDRTIPCGEHAGEKAWQEVPGEYRNMLKRLIVIQGDTEPASVEQQRFLALSAPSLYDMRNLFQVNVEEGRHLWAMVYLLHKYFGADGREEADDLLRRSSGSEEAPRMLGAFNEETPDWLSFFMFTYFTDRDGKMQLESLAQSGFDPLSRTCRFMLTEEAHHMFVGETGVGRTIQRTCDVMKENGIDDPYDIDRIRALGVIDLPTIQKKLNLHYTLSLDLFGQEVSTNAANAFNAGIKGRFQEHKIDDDHRLQDATYRVWDFEDGRVVEKDVPALTAINMRLRDDYTKDAAGGVGRWNKIIEKAGIDFKLALPHEAFNRKIGVFSDKLFDPEGKLVSGAEYDEKINSWLPTKADGDFIQSLMKPCTEPGKFASWISPPRVGIDNKPGDFEYVQLHMA from the coding sequence ATGCTCGATCTCATCAACGTCTCTTACGACACGCAGATTCCCAACAATGTCGGCCTGTCGAGCGACAAGCGGGTGCTCAAGGCGCTCGAGCGCTGGCATCCGGGCTACATCAACTGGTGGAACGACCTGATTCCGAAGCAGTTTCAGGAGTCGCTGGTCTATCTGCGCACGGCCGTCAGCGTTGATCCCAAGGGTTGGGCCAAGTTCGACTACGTGAAGATGCCCGAATATCGCTGGGGCATCCTGCTGGCGCCGGAAGTCGAGGATCGCACCATCCCCTGCGGCGAGCACGCCGGCGAGAAGGCCTGGCAGGAAGTGCCGGGCGAATACCGCAACATGCTGAAGCGGCTCATCGTCATCCAGGGCGATACCGAGCCGGCGTCGGTCGAGCAGCAGCGCTTCCTGGCGCTCTCCGCGCCGTCCCTCTACGACATGCGCAACCTGTTCCAGGTCAACGTGGAAGAGGGCCGTCACCTGTGGGCGATGGTCTATCTCCTGCACAAGTACTTCGGTGCCGACGGCCGCGAGGAAGCCGACGATCTGCTGCGTCGCTCGTCGGGTTCGGAAGAGGCCCCGCGCATGCTCGGCGCCTTCAACGAGGAGACCCCGGACTGGCTCTCCTTCTTCATGTTCACCTACTTCACCGACCGTGACGGCAAGATGCAGCTGGAATCGCTGGCCCAGTCGGGCTTCGATCCGCTGTCGCGCACCTGCCGCTTCATGCTGACGGAAGAGGCGCACCACATGTTCGTCGGCGAGACGGGCGTGGGCCGCACCATCCAGCGCACCTGCGACGTGATGAAGGAGAACGGGATAGACGACCCGTACGATATCGACCGGATCCGTGCGCTTGGCGTGATCGACCTGCCGACCATCCAGAAGAAGCTGAACCTGCACTACACGCTCAGCCTCGACCTGTTCGGCCAGGAGGTCTCCACCAACGCCGCGAACGCCTTCAACGCCGGCATCAAGGGCCGCTTCCAGGAGCACAAGATCGACGACGATCACCGGCTCCAGGATGCCACCTACCGGGTGTGGGACTTCGAGGACGGCCGGGTCGTGGAGAAGGACGTGCCGGCGCTGACGGCGATCAACATGCGCCTGCGCGACGACTACACGAAGGACGCCGCCGGTGGCGTCGGCCGCTGGAACAAGATCATCGAGAAGGCCGGCATCGACTTCAAGCTGGCGCTGCCGCACGAGGCCTTCAACCGGAAGATCGGCGTGTTCTCCGACAAGCTGTTCGACCCGGAAGGCAAGCTCGTCTCCGGCGCCGAGTACGACGAGAAGATCAACAGCTGGCTTCCGACCAAGGCCGATGGCGACTTCATCCAGTCGCTGATGAAGCCATGCACCGAGCCGGGCAAGTTCGCCAGCTGGATCTCGCCGCCCCGCGTCGGCATCGACAACAAGCCGGGCGACTTCGAGTACGTCCAGCTTCACATGGCGTAA
- a CDS encoding DUF309 domain-containing protein has protein sequence MTRAAATVDVYAWPLPSEPYVPGVTERPTASVVFEISEAAPAVTEPDRWREHEAWLAGFRLYGQGYFWETHEVWEPVWIGARPNSAERVMVQGLIQLANGCLKVKMGRPKAALRLMSVAQGCLDEAANGGRNRLMGLDLAAARDGLKRFVEAFPHTAGDAVLAARPNLEAMLDQSKI, from the coding sequence GTGACCCGGGCGGCGGCCACCGTCGACGTCTATGCGTGGCCGCTGCCGAGCGAACCCTATGTTCCGGGCGTGACCGAACGCCCGACGGCGAGCGTGGTGTTCGAGATTTCCGAGGCCGCGCCCGCCGTGACGGAGCCGGATCGGTGGCGGGAGCACGAGGCCTGGCTGGCCGGCTTCCGTCTCTACGGCCAGGGTTATTTCTGGGAAACCCACGAGGTCTGGGAGCCCGTCTGGATCGGCGCCCGGCCGAACAGCGCCGAACGGGTCATGGTCCAGGGGCTCATCCAGCTCGCCAACGGGTGCCTGAAGGTCAAGATGGGCCGGCCGAAAGCGGCGCTGCGGCTGATGTCTGTGGCGCAAGGCTGTCTGGACGAGGCGGCGAACGGCGGCCGGAACCGGCTGATGGGCCTCGATCTCGCGGCGGCGCGCGACGGCCTGAAGCGGTTCGTGGAAGCGTTTCCTCACACGGCCGGGGATGCGGTGCTGGCCGCACGGCCGAACCTGGAAGCGATGCTCGATCAGAGCAAAATATGA
- a CDS encoding ABC transporter substrate-binding protein, which yields MLKTITGAVVCATLAVAASAPAAAQDYKVGMLLPYSGVYAALGKDIDEGFVLALEEAGMADQVEIIREDTEVKPPVGLAKARKLVLEDQVDVLVGPVSSGVLGAVRDFVDQTKTPIIVANAGNDEATGENCTPYIVRVSFSNSQVNRPMGQWMYDQGIRKVYTMAPDYAAGRQQIGAFAEAFKAAGGEIVGQEFTPFRTTQDFGPYLSAAQATEPDAVYVFYAGSEAINFVKQYDAFGLNDTATLHGSGFINSPLYVDAQGPAAVGTVASLHYIPTLDTPENKTFVEAVQKRYERTPSEYTVQGYDAGRSFVEAIKSGATDKEAIAKALPTVEYVSPRGPVSIDPATNNIVQNMYIYETVEGDDGKLTQKLIGTVENVKDPVNGCEM from the coding sequence ATGCTCAAAACGATCACCGGCGCAGTCGTGTGCGCCACGCTGGCTGTCGCTGCGTCGGCCCCGGCCGCCGCGCAGGACTACAAGGTCGGCATGCTGCTGCCGTACAGCGGCGTCTACGCCGCACTCGGCAAGGACATCGACGAGGGCTTCGTGCTGGCTCTGGAAGAGGCCGGCATGGCCGACCAGGTCGAGATCATCCGCGAAGACACCGAAGTGAAGCCGCCGGTCGGGCTTGCGAAGGCCCGCAAGCTGGTGCTCGAGGATCAGGTCGACGTGCTGGTCGGACCGGTGTCGTCCGGCGTTCTCGGCGCGGTGCGTGACTTTGTGGACCAGACCAAGACCCCGATCATCGTCGCCAACGCGGGCAACGACGAGGCGACCGGCGAGAACTGCACGCCGTACATCGTCCGGGTCTCGTTCTCCAACAGCCAGGTCAACCGGCCGATGGGCCAATGGATGTACGATCAGGGCATCCGCAAGGTCTACACGATGGCGCCGGACTACGCCGCCGGACGCCAGCAGATCGGCGCCTTCGCCGAGGCCTTCAAGGCTGCGGGCGGCGAGATCGTCGGCCAGGAGTTCACCCCGTTCCGGACCACCCAGGACTTCGGCCCCTATCTGAGCGCGGCCCAGGCGACCGAACCGGATGCGGTCTACGTCTTCTACGCCGGCAGCGAGGCGATCAACTTCGTCAAGCAGTATGACGCGTTCGGCCTGAACGACACCGCGACGCTGCACGGCTCGGGCTTCATCAACTCGCCGCTCTATGTCGACGCCCAGGGCCCGGCCGCGGTGGGTACGGTGGCCTCGCTCCACTACATCCCGACGCTCGACACCCCGGAGAACAAGACGTTCGTCGAGGCCGTCCAGAAGCGCTACGAGCGCACCCCGTCGGAGTACACCGTACAGGGCTACGACGCCGGCCGCTCGTTCGTGGAAGCCATCAAGTCGGGCGCCACGGACAAGGAAGCCATCGCCAAGGCGCTGCCGACCGTTGAGTATGTCAGCCCGCGCGGCCCGGTCTCGATCGATCCGGCGACCAACAACATCGTCCAGAACATGTACATCTACGAGACGGTGGAAGGCGACGACGGCAAGCTGACCCAGAAGCTCATCGGCACCGTCGAGAACGTCAAGGACCCGGTCAACGGCTGCGAGATGTAA
- a CDS encoding 3,4-dehydroadipyl-CoA semialdehyde dehydrogenase, translating into MKLKSYVAGKWVEGTGDGRPFIDPTTGEELGRVDATGVDGAAALEHARTVGGPALAALSFAERGAILRAIADALTANRDAYGEIARKNSGNTVRDAAIDIDGGIATLKVYARLGQSLGDAKVLVEPGEDVLARSGNFAARHFWTSRKGAALQINAFNFPSWGLWEKVAVALLAGSPSVAKPASATAWLSRQMVADVIAAGAVPEGALQIVCGGGKDLVAALQPMDSLAFTGSAATGEMLRSDPAVLRAAPRVTVEADSINATVLGPDAGPDSDVFALAVREVVSALSVKAGQLCTNIRRVLVPAEHADAFRDAVAAKLAGLTVGNPADESVRVGPLVDLDQRQTALEGIAALSAEATVVAGGGIPDQVVGADPQAGAFLAPTLLSCADPTDGRAVHEIEVFGPCATVMPYHGVDQAVALAAHGGGSLALSLFTGDRAVQRDVALGVAPFHGRVMMVDPEVGKDHTGHGIVMPQCVHGGPGRAGGGEELGGLRGLRLHMQRTAVQGAPAALAALADDATEATL; encoded by the coding sequence ATGAAACTCAAAAGCTACGTCGCAGGGAAATGGGTCGAGGGAACCGGCGACGGCCGGCCGTTCATCGATCCGACCACCGGCGAGGAGCTCGGCCGGGTGGATGCCACCGGTGTCGACGGGGCGGCCGCGCTCGAGCATGCGCGCACCGTCGGCGGGCCGGCTCTCGCGGCGCTGAGCTTTGCCGAACGCGGCGCCATCCTGCGCGCGATTGCCGATGCGCTCACCGCCAACCGCGACGCCTATGGCGAGATCGCCCGGAAGAACTCCGGCAACACGGTCCGCGATGCGGCGATCGACATCGACGGCGGCATCGCGACGCTGAAGGTCTATGCGCGCCTCGGCCAGTCGCTGGGCGACGCGAAGGTGCTGGTGGAGCCGGGCGAGGACGTGCTGGCGCGGTCCGGCAATTTCGCGGCCCGGCATTTCTGGACCTCGCGCAAGGGTGCGGCGCTCCAGATCAACGCGTTCAACTTCCCCTCCTGGGGGCTTTGGGAAAAGGTGGCGGTGGCGCTGCTTGCGGGCTCGCCGTCGGTGGCCAAGCCGGCGTCCGCGACCGCGTGGCTGTCCCGGCAGATGGTCGCCGACGTGATTGCGGCCGGCGCCGTGCCGGAAGGTGCGCTCCAGATCGTGTGCGGCGGCGGCAAGGATCTCGTCGCCGCGCTCCAGCCGATGGATTCGCTCGCCTTCACGGGATCGGCGGCGACCGGCGAGATGTTGCGCTCCGACCCGGCGGTGCTCCGTGCCGCGCCGCGGGTGACGGTCGAGGCCGACAGCATCAACGCGACCGTGCTCGGGCCCGATGCCGGGCCGGACAGCGACGTCTTCGCGCTCGCCGTGCGCGAGGTGGTCTCGGCGCTCAGCGTCAAGGCCGGGCAGTTGTGCACCAACATCCGCCGGGTGCTGGTTCCGGCCGAGCATGCCGACGCCTTCCGCGATGCGGTTGCGGCGAAGCTTGCCGGGCTCACGGTCGGCAATCCGGCGGACGAGAGCGTGCGCGTCGGTCCGCTGGTCGACCTGGACCAGCGCCAGACCGCGCTGGAGGGCATCGCGGCCCTGTCGGCCGAGGCGACGGTCGTCGCCGGCGGCGGTATCCCTGACCAGGTGGTCGGGGCGGATCCGCAAGCCGGCGCGTTCCTGGCGCCGACGCTGCTGTCCTGCGCCGATCCGACGGACGGCCGCGCCGTCCACGAGATCGAGGTGTTCGGTCCGTGCGCCACGGTGATGCCCTATCACGGCGTCGACCAGGCCGTTGCACTCGCCGCGCACGGCGGCGGATCCCTGGCGCTCAGCCTGTTCACCGGCGACCGCGCCGTCCAGCGCGACGTGGCGCTCGGCGTGGCGCCGTTCCACGGCCGGGTGATGATGGTCGATCCGGAGGTCGGCAAGGACCACACCGGCCACGGCATCGTCATGCCCCAATGCGTCCATGGCGGGCCCGGCCGGGCCGGCGGCGGCGAGGAACTCGGCGGTCTGCGCGGTCTGCGGCTGCACATGCAGCGCACGGCGGTGCAGGGGGCGCCGGCGGCGCTCGCCGCGCTGGCGGACGACGCGACCGAGGCCACGCTGTGA
- a CDS encoding benzoate-CoA ligase family protein: MQGTSGNAAEYFVDRHLAAGRSDKTAFIERGGNARSITYGALAADTDRMVGLYRRHGIRREDRAMMLVLDTVDFPVIFWGSLKAGVVPIPVNTLLSADLWEVILDDSRATALFVSSELLEWAAPLVEREGLKVFVVGGDPGPHLDFGAELAASDPGPSVDASPDECAFWLYSSGSTGRPKGVRHVHSSLQATSDTYASKVLKIREDDTVFSAAKLFFAYGLGNAMTFPMSVGATTALLAGRPTPDSVFDVLEKTRPTVFCGVPTLYAAMLAGMNGSRPEGLDRLRICVSAGEALPEEVGTRWREKAGVDILDGVGSTEMLHIFLSNAEGDICYGTSGRAVPGYELRLVDENGQDVEVGEIGELLVNGPSAADGYWNQRDKTRSTFEGRWTRTGDKYELRPDGRLVYCGRTDDMFKVSGIWVAPFEIEQALVSHPAVLEAAVVPAHDESGLEKPRAFVVLKGGAVDDALAAELRDHVKERVGKWKYPRWIEFVEELPKTATGKIQRFKLRQLEGEVQ, translated from the coding sequence GTGCAGGGCACCAGCGGAAACGCCGCGGAGTATTTCGTCGACCGGCACCTTGCGGCCGGCCGGAGCGACAAGACCGCCTTCATCGAGAGGGGCGGCAACGCGCGCTCGATCACCTACGGCGCGCTGGCGGCCGACACCGACCGGATGGTCGGGCTGTATCGGCGCCACGGCATCCGCCGGGAAGACCGGGCGATGATGCTGGTCCTCGACACGGTCGACTTCCCCGTCATCTTCTGGGGGAGCCTGAAGGCGGGCGTCGTTCCGATCCCGGTGAACACGCTGCTGTCGGCCGATCTCTGGGAGGTGATCCTGGACGATTCCCGTGCGACCGCGCTGTTCGTCTCCAGCGAGCTTCTGGAGTGGGCGGCGCCGCTGGTGGAGCGGGAAGGCCTGAAGGTGTTCGTGGTCGGCGGCGATCCGGGACCCCATCTCGACTTCGGCGCCGAGCTCGCCGCCAGCGACCCGGGTCCGAGCGTGGACGCCTCGCCCGACGAATGCGCCTTCTGGCTTTATTCCTCCGGCTCGACCGGGCGTCCCAAGGGCGTCCGCCACGTCCATTCCAGCCTGCAGGCGACCTCCGACACCTATGCGTCCAAGGTTCTGAAGATCCGCGAGGACGACACGGTCTTCTCCGCCGCCAAGCTGTTCTTCGCCTACGGCCTCGGCAACGCCATGACCTTTCCCATGTCGGTCGGGGCGACCACGGCGCTTCTAGCCGGCCGGCCGACCCCCGACAGCGTCTTCGACGTGCTGGAAAAGACCAGGCCCACCGTGTTCTGCGGCGTGCCGACCCTCTATGCGGCGATGCTCGCCGGCATGAATGGGTCGCGGCCCGAGGGTCTCGACCGGCTGCGCATCTGCGTGTCCGCCGGCGAGGCGCTGCCGGAAGAAGTCGGAACGCGCTGGCGCGAGAAGGCGGGCGTCGACATTCTCGACGGCGTCGGCTCCACGGAGATGCTGCACATCTTCCTCTCCAACGCCGAGGGCGACATCTGCTACGGCACCTCGGGCCGGGCGGTGCCGGGCTACGAGCTGCGTCTGGTCGACGAGAACGGCCAGGACGTGGAGGTCGGGGAGATTGGCGAGCTTCTGGTCAACGGGCCGTCGGCCGCCGACGGCTACTGGAACCAGCGCGACAAGACCCGCTCCACCTTCGAGGGGCGCTGGACGCGCACCGGCGACAAATACGAGCTTCGCCCCGATGGCCGCCTCGTCTACTGCGGCCGCACCGACGACATGTTCAAGGTGAGCGGCATCTGGGTCGCGCCCTTCGAGATCGAGCAGGCCCTCGTCTCCCATCCCGCCGTCCTGGAGGCCGCGGTGGTTCCGGCCCACGACGAATCCGGGCTGGAGAAGCCGCGCGCGTTCGTCGTCCTCAAAGGCGGCGCGGTCGATGACGCGCTTGCCGCGGAGCTCCGCGACCACGTGAAGGAGCGGGTCGGCAAGTGGAAGTATCCGCGCTGGATCGAGTTCGTGGAGGAGCTGCCGAAGACCGCGACCGGCAAGATCCAGCGCTTCAAGCTGCGTCAGCTCGAGGGAGAGGTGCAATGA